A window from bacterium encodes these proteins:
- the lgt gene encoding prolipoprotein diacylglyceryl transferase codes for MHPVFFGPIRWYGVMLATGFIIGILYAMRRAKKEGVNPEKILDLSLWLIAAAIIGSRLLFVISYPGYFIEHPLEIIFSRSGFSMFGGVITAVAVGIWYLARQKLPIWKIADIIVPGVALGEIFGRIGCFLNGCCYGKPALRIPWRVIFPYLNGLPAENFIPRHPTQLYYSLFALLTFIFLISLRKHKKFDGEVFWSYLILYSFLRFWLDMFRGDEIDSLVLSYFTVAQLISIAVFFFSVGVLVRFRSKS; via the coding sequence ATGCATCCAGTATTTTTTGGTCCAATACGATGGTACGGGGTAATGCTCGCAACCGGGTTTATTATCGGGATTCTTTATGCGATGCGCCGTGCGAAAAAAGAAGGGGTTAACCCGGAAAAAATCCTTGATTTATCCCTATGGTTAATTGCCGCAGCGATAATCGGCTCACGGTTATTGTTTGTAATTAGTTATCCGGGATATTTTATTGAACATCCGCTAGAAATCATTTTTTCGCGGAGTGGATTTAGTATGTTTGGTGGCGTTATTACCGCAGTTGCTGTTGGAATATGGTATCTTGCGCGGCAAAAATTGCCGATATGGAAAATAGCAGATATTATTGTTCCGGGAGTAGCGTTAGGAGAAATATTTGGACGTATCGGGTGTTTTCTCAACGGATGTTGTTATGGTAAACCTGCGTTACGAATCCCTTGGCGGGTAATTTTTCCGTATCTCAATGGATTACCGGCAGAAAATTTTATTCCACGACATCCGACACAACTATACTATTCACTCTTTGCACTCTTAACCTTTATTTTTCTGATTTCTTTAAGGAAACATAAAAAGTTCGATGGAGAAGTCTTCTGGTCATATCTTATCCTTTACTCATTTCTTCGGTTCTGGCTGGATATGTTTCGTGGAGATGAAATTGATAGTTTGGTATTAAGCTATTTTACCGTAGCGCAATTAATTAGTATAGCGGTATTTTTCTTTTCAGTAGGAGTTCTCGTCCGATTCCGTAGTAAAAGCTAA
- a CDS encoding Fe-Mn family superoxide dismutase, translated as MAYTAKDYTKLIGIAGFSESLLKNHFTLYQGYVTNTNKVLDALDALTKEGKSGTPEFAELKRRFGWEFNGMRLHELYFENLGGKTPINKEGSFAKKLTEQFGSYENWEKDFKATGTMRGIGWVVLYQDLMDGKLINVWINEHDVAHLAGCNPLLIMDVFEHAFLLDYGLKRAEYIEAFFRNIDWRAVEARIK; from the coding sequence ATGGCTTACACTGCCAAAGATTATACAAAACTTATCGGGATAGCAGGGTTTAGCGAATCTTTGCTGAAAAATCATTTTACATTATATCAAGGGTATGTAACCAATACCAATAAAGTGTTAGATGCGCTTGATGCGTTAACAAAAGAAGGGAAGAGCGGGACTCCAGAATTTGCGGAATTAAAACGACGGTTTGGTTGGGAGTTTAATGGAATGCGATTGCATGAATTGTATTTCGAAAATCTTGGTGGGAAAACTCCGATTAATAAAGAGGGTAGTTTCGCCAAGAAACTAACGGAACAATTTGGCAGTTATGAAAATTGGGAGAAAGATTTTAAAGCGACTGGAACGATGCGCGGTATCGGCTGGGTAGTTCTGTATCAGGATTTAATGGACGGGAAACTAATCAATGTCTGGATTAATGAACATGATGTTGCCCATTTAGCTGGGTGCAATCCACTGCTGATAATGGATGTTTTCGAGCATGCGTTTCTACTTGATTATGGGTTAAAACGAGCGGAATACATTGAAGCTTTCTTCAGAAATATTGATTGGAGAGCGGTTGAAGCAAGAATAAAATAA
- a CDS encoding glycosyltransferase family 2 protein: MPGYPLVSINIPTYNAARTLAKCLDHVKNQVYPNIEIVIIDSDSTDETIEIARRYQTRILTAGDLAEARKVGVLESYGEYVYFLDADQYIEPNLIAECVKECEENGYDAVTFVERQVIHNNTYFQRLLDYDKWVFHTAEDDDPIAGDAIPRFFRRSILLEITWPENLYAIEHNIIYHQAVKKGAKVKFRKDLSFLHDDSINTYSKFIRNFYTHGKSYIPALKQDRELVLAHSLPRRSYFSKRAFSKPLYWPGLILLYLTKGIAAGCGVLSYILAGGKFKRGKV, from the coding sequence ATGCCGGGATATCCATTAGTATCAATTAATATTCCAACTTATAATGCTGCTCGAACATTAGCAAAATGTTTAGACCATGTAAAAAATCAAGTGTATCCAAATATTGAAATTGTCATCATCGATTCGGATAGTACAGACGAAACTATCGAAATTGCTCGTCGGTATCAAACTCGAATTCTAACCGCAGGAGATTTAGCTGAGGCACGGAAAGTTGGAGTTTTGGAAAGTTATGGCGAATATGTCTATTTTCTTGATGCTGACCAGTATATCGAACCGAACCTCATTGCAGAATGTGTTAAGGAATGTGAAGAAAACGGCTACGATGCAGTAACGTTCGTCGAACGACAGGTTATTCACAATAACACCTATTTCCAGCGATTGCTTGACTATGATAAATGGGTATTTCATACCGCAGAAGATGACGACCCGATTGCCGGTGATGCTATCCCGCGGTTTTTTCGTCGTTCAATTCTTCTAGAGATAACCTGGCCAGAAAATCTTTATGCGATTGAGCATAATATCATTTATCATCAGGCGGTAAAAAAAGGAGCTAAAGTAAAGTTTCGGAAAGATTTAAGCTTCCTCCATGACGATTCGATTAATACCTATTCGAAGTTTATCCGCAACTTTTATACCCATGGAAAATCATATATTCCAGCTCTAAAACAAGATCGAGAATTAGTTCTTGCACATAGTCTTCCCCGCCGGTCATATTTTTCGAAACGGGCATTTTCGAAACCATTATATTGGCCTGGGTTAATTTTACTTTATCTGACTAAAGGGATTGCTGCTGGCTGTGGTGTGTTATCGTATATCCTTGCAGGCGGGAAGTTTAAAAGAGGGAAAGTATAA
- the ileS gene encoding isoleucine--tRNA ligase, whose product MDYKSTLNLPKTEFPMKANLPQKEPIILEQWRKMKIYHQLRQLRSGNPKYVLHDGPPYANGEVHLGTAFNKVLKDIIVKSKSMQGFDSPYVPGWDCHGMPIEHQVIKNLRKEKKQVSQVELRQLCRKYAAKYQAIQSEQFQRLGVLGDWDNPYLTMVPHYEAKIVEIFIQLAKKGYIYRGLKPIHWCTECKTALAEAEVEYSDHTSPSIYVKFKLKSVPWHPGDELARHIGKEPVYVIIWTTTPWTLPANVAIAFNPNEEYAVVRAKGENYIIAKALVETAMQSMHIKDYGILGTISGNKFERLKAEHPLHQGDSLCVLADYVKMDTGTGCVHTAPGHGQEDYITGEKYGLPILSPVDDSGVFTKEAGQWHGQKVFAANKLIIECLKRQGLLLYSDTISHAYPHCWRCKHPLIFRATRQWFFDVDKHNLRTRALSEIDRVRWIPEWGHDKIHNLVAGRPDWCLSRQRAWGVPIPALYCEHCAHGWLPLEHIDTLLSLIDKEGVDVWFSKEIEDLFPNGVQCPKCNSKKLKKETDILDVWFDSGVSWAAVLQERPQLGFPCEIYLEAGDQHRGWFQVSLLPAVALENQAPYHICITHGLILDAEGKKMSKSAGNVISPQELIDQYGADVIRLWFASGDYTTDIYLSNEILTPLVEAYRKIRNTMRFILGNLYDFNPDKNAVTYHQLLAIDHWALHQLQKLIAECTDGYNQFEFHRVYQALYTFCTVEMSAFYLDILKDRLYTSKSESIERRAAQTVLYEIGLAMVKLMAPILSYTAEEIWPFLKQKEPSVHLTTMPTVNQMYLNQDLEREWAGLIQIRTEVAKALEVARKEKQIGHSLDAKVKLSVADKTLIQLLTKYEEHLASIFIVSQVTLDVKERLPADRMIEVQVAPADGKKCDRCWNYSVTVGENKAHPTVCARCAQVITG is encoded by the coding sequence ATGGATTATAAGAGTACTTTGAATCTACCGAAAACTGAATTTCCGATGAAAGCGAATCTCCCACAAAAAGAACCGATTATTCTCGAACAATGGCGGAAAATGAAAATTTACCATCAATTACGTCAACTTCGTAGCGGTAACCCGAAATATGTACTTCATGATGGGCCGCCGTATGCTAACGGTGAAGTGCATCTGGGAACAGCTTTTAATAAGGTGCTTAAAGATATTATTGTCAAATCGAAATCGATGCAAGGATTCGATAGCCCGTATGTTCCGGGATGGGATTGTCACGGGATGCCAATAGAACATCAGGTTATTAAGAATCTTCGAAAAGAGAAGAAACAAGTTTCACAAGTCGAATTACGGCAATTGTGTCGGAAATACGCGGCAAAATATCAAGCGATTCAAAGTGAACAATTTCAGCGATTAGGGGTGCTCGGTGATTGGGATAATCCATATCTCACTATGGTACCGCATTATGAAGCGAAAATAGTAGAAATATTTATCCAACTGGCGAAAAAAGGATATATTTATCGTGGGCTTAAACCGATACATTGGTGCACTGAATGTAAAACCGCATTAGCGGAGGCAGAAGTTGAATATTCTGACCACACTTCACCGTCAATCTATGTAAAATTTAAACTAAAATCAGTTCCGTGGCACCCGGGAGATGAACTAGCGCGGCATATTGGAAAAGAACCGGTTTATGTCATTATTTGGACTACAACGCCGTGGACACTACCAGCAAATGTCGCAATTGCATTTAATCCGAATGAAGAGTATGCGGTAGTTCGCGCTAAGGGCGAAAATTATATTATTGCAAAAGCTTTAGTTGAAACCGCAATGCAATCTATGCATATTAAAGATTATGGGATTCTTGGAACCATTAGTGGAAATAAATTCGAAAGATTAAAAGCTGAACATCCGTTACATCAAGGAGATTCGTTGTGTGTATTAGCCGACTATGTAAAAATGGATACCGGTACAGGATGTGTTCATACTGCACCCGGCCATGGGCAGGAGGATTATATTACTGGAGAGAAATATGGATTACCAATTCTTTCTCCAGTAGATGATTCCGGTGTATTTACTAAAGAAGCAGGGCAGTGGCATGGACAAAAGGTTTTTGCTGCAAATAAACTCATTATCGAATGTCTGAAACGGCAGGGATTATTGTTATATTCTGATACTATATCTCATGCATATCCACATTGCTGGCGATGCAAACATCCGCTCATTTTTCGTGCGACTCGGCAATGGTTTTTCGATGTTGACAAGCATAATCTCCGAACCCGTGCGTTATCTGAAATAGATAGAGTTCGATGGATTCCTGAATGGGGTCATGATAAGATACATAATTTAGTTGCTGGACGACCGGATTGGTGTTTATCTCGACAAAGGGCATGGGGAGTTCCTATACCAGCATTATATTGTGAACATTGTGCGCATGGCTGGTTACCCTTAGAACACATAGACACGTTATTATCATTGATTGATAAAGAAGGGGTAGATGTTTGGTTTAGTAAAGAGATAGAAGATTTGTTCCCAAATGGGGTTCAGTGTCCAAAATGTAATAGCAAAAAGCTAAAAAAAGAAACCGATATTTTAGATGTTTGGTTTGATTCTGGCGTAAGCTGGGCAGCAGTTTTGCAAGAACGACCTCAGCTCGGGTTCCCCTGTGAGATTTATCTTGAAGCGGGAGACCAGCATCGGGGTTGGTTCCAAGTATCGCTATTACCTGCGGTTGCTTTAGAAAATCAGGCACCATATCATATTTGTATAACCCATGGTTTAATTCTTGATGCGGAAGGCAAGAAGATGTCGAAGTCCGCGGGGAATGTTATTTCTCCACAAGAGTTGATTGATCAATACGGTGCTGATGTAATTCGATTATGGTTTGCATCCGGCGATTATACGACGGATATCTATTTATCAAACGAAATTTTAACCCCTTTAGTAGAAGCATATCGTAAAATTCGAAATACCATGCGTTTTATTCTCGGAAACCTATATGATTTTAATCCAGATAAAAACGCAGTGACATATCATCAACTTTTAGCTATTGACCATTGGGCGTTACATCAACTTCAGAAATTGATTGCCGAATGTACTGACGGATATAATCAATTCGAATTCCATCGCGTATATCAGGCACTGTATACGTTCTGTACTGTTGAAATGAGCGCATTCTATCTCGATATTTTGAAAGATAGATTGTATACTTCAAAATCTGAATCTATAGAACGTCGTGCAGCACAAACTGTTCTCTACGAAATCGGACTTGCGATGGTTAAACTCATGGCACCAATTTTATCATATACCGCAGAAGAAATCTGGCCTTTTTTGAAACAGAAAGAGCCGAGTGTTCATCTCACAACTATGCCAACAGTTAATCAGATGTATCTGAATCAGGATTTAGAACGTGAATGGGCTGGATTAATTCAAATCCGAACAGAGGTGGCAAAAGCGTTAGAAGTTGCTAGGAAAGAAAAACAAATCGGGCATTCGCTTGATGCAAAAGTGAAATTATCCGTCGCGGATAAAACCCTTATTCAATTGTTAACAAAATATGAAGAGCACTTAGCAAGTATCTTTATTGTTTCTCAGGTAACGCTGGATGTGAAAGAGCGGTTGCCAGCTGACCGGATGATTGAAGTTCAGGTCGCACCAGCGGACGGTAAAAAATGTGACCGATGTTGGAATTATAGTGTAACTGTTGGAGAAAATAAAGCGCATCCGACGGTTTGCGCTCGATGTGCACAGGTTATCACCGGTTAA
- a CDS encoding glycosyltransferase family 2 protein: MVNTPSLVSIIIVSYNAKEYLISCIEACLQSKYQPIEIIVVDNGSSDGTIAIIHGKYANNPHIILIPLEKNYGPAYARNRGIEYAKGKYFAFLDNDTKPDVNWLIPLIEVMEQDKSIAACQCKLLLMQEPNRIDYVGDYLSQYGFLVQEVQGGELDVGQAENMKEILSAKSAAMVARADVVREIGGFDEDYFIYVEETDLGWRMWLKGYRVVYIPSSIVYHAFGTTSKFYPDFANYNVRFHGCKNYILTLYKNFGRWYIWRVLPLHIGLWLAIACWLMVKGQGRDSYLILKGIWWNIMHLPSSRKKRKLIQKSRKVTDTELIPHILRKRPLKYFYQKLATPHKVGHADSWYRPK; this comes from the coding sequence ATGGTAAATACCCCATCATTGGTTTCGATAATTATTGTAAGTTATAATGCGAAAGAATATCTCATTTCCTGTATTGAAGCATGTCTCCAAAGTAAGTATCAGCCGATAGAAATTATCGTGGTTGATAACGGGTCATCTGATGGAACGATTGCTATCATTCATGGAAAATATGCGAATAATCCACATATCATATTGATTCCGCTTGAAAAGAATTATGGACCAGCTTATGCGCGTAATCGTGGAATTGAATATGCTAAAGGGAAATATTTTGCATTTCTCGATAATGATACTAAACCGGATGTGAACTGGTTGATTCCACTAATTGAAGTAATGGAACAAGATAAAAGTATTGCTGCTTGCCAGTGTAAGTTGCTTCTCATGCAAGAGCCAAATCGAATCGATTATGTCGGTGATTATCTCAGTCAATATGGTTTTTTAGTGCAAGAAGTGCAGGGTGGGGAACTGGATGTTGGACAAGCGGAAAATATGAAAGAAATATTAAGTGCGAAATCAGCAGCTATGGTAGCGCGTGCTGATGTTGTTCGTGAAATTGGAGGTTTTGACGAAGATTATTTTATTTATGTTGAAGAAACAGATTTAGGATGGCGAATGTGGCTGAAAGGATATCGCGTTGTATATATACCAAGTTCGATAGTCTACCATGCCTTTGGCACTACTTCGAAATTCTATCCCGATTTTGCAAATTATAACGTTCGTTTTCACGGTTGTAAAAATTATATTTTGACGCTATATAAGAATTTTGGAAGATGGTATATATGGCGAGTACTACCGTTGCATATCGGGTTATGGCTTGCAATAGCGTGCTGGTTGATGGTTAAGGGACAAGGTCGCGATAGCTATCTTATTTTGAAGGGAATTTGGTGGAATATAATGCACCTACCGAGTTCACGCAAAAAACGAAAGCTAATCCAGAAAAGCCGGAAGGTAACTGATACTGAGCTTATACCACATATACTGCGAAAACGACCGTTGAAATATTTTTATCAGAAACTAGCTACTCCGCATAAAGTCGGTCATGCGGATAGCTGGTACAGACCAAAATAA
- a CDS encoding glycosyltransferase → MLISVLIPTYNRCESLKQCFDSLVAQMYKDFEVVIVDGGSKDGTLELIEQYRHTLNIQLTTSKLGLVPTMNIAWRTAKGEIVVRTDDDVVVSPQWLAEIVRTFQISEKIGGVTGPTLIPQERLEYRDLLYFNQRFREGKNPIWKLIGKFYYDYILEKQPYAVGKVFRSGAFSIGPNYPECTTIPDIIEVDYLEACNMSLKRKLLAQIGGFDEGYKEVAEWHEPDACYKIKKLGYRMMFNPKAVVKHYPSQSGIYQARANAFWRLHNFIRFYLRHIHVDSWSKLHRFSAYLLFMNSYFIYKFLITRQFNQLGAIPGTIYGLIKYSLRAADE, encoded by the coding sequence ATGTTAATTTCGGTATTAATTCCAACCTATAACCGTTGTGAGAGTTTAAAACAATGTTTTGATTCGCTCGTTGCGCAAATGTATAAAGATTTTGAAGTAGTGATTGTTGATGGCGGTTCAAAAGATGGTACGTTAGAACTAATAGAACAATATCGACATACATTAAATATACAATTAACCACATCCAAACTTGGTTTAGTCCCGACGATGAATATTGCTTGGCGGACTGCAAAAGGCGAGATTGTAGTTCGAACTGATGATGATGTTGTAGTTTCTCCGCAATGGCTAGCGGAAATTGTTCGGACATTTCAGATATCTGAAAAAATCGGTGGGGTAACGGGACCGACACTCATTCCGCAGGAACGACTTGAGTATCGTGATTTATTATATTTCAATCAGCGGTTTCGGGAAGGGAAAAATCCGATATGGAAGCTTATCGGAAAGTTTTATTATGATTATATACTTGAAAAACAGCCGTATGCCGTGGGTAAAGTTTTTCGGAGTGGAGCATTTTCTATTGGCCCGAATTATCCAGAATGTACCACAATTCCAGATATTATTGAAGTAGATTATTTAGAAGCATGTAATATGTCGTTGAAACGAAAATTGTTAGCGCAAATCGGTGGGTTTGATGAAGGTTATAAGGAAGTTGCAGAATGGCATGAGCCAGATGCGTGTTATAAAATCAAAAAGTTAGGTTATAGAATGATGTTTAATCCGAAGGCTGTGGTAAAACATTATCCGAGTCAAAGCGGAATTTATCAAGCTAGGGCGAATGCATTCTGGCGGTTACATAATTTTATCCGATTTTATTTGCGGCATATTCATGTTGATAGCTGGAGTAAACTCCATCGGTTCTCGGCGTATCTCTTATTTATGAACAGTTATTTTATCTATAAATTCTTGATAACTCGACAATTCAATCAACTAGGTGCAATTCCAGGGACAATATATGGTTTAATTAAATACTCTTTAAGAGCAGCTGATGAATGA
- a CDS encoding PD-(D/E)XK nuclease family protein, with the protein MFTASPFKLSIFLQCPQKYKFTYIDKLAAEFRTPRPYFTMGENVHSALRDFMGYVPIEERTEERLHHLLRSYWKKNRKGFENVEEEKKWGEKALAMLTRFYQTQNWKFRPLAVEQNYEVLVNPDLSLSGKIDRIDAEPDGSITIIDYKTGKEPNDVQTYLQEDIQLLAYSYLAQKQFNRRVQSASCLYLQTGNLVSIEPNQEMIEFGLKKICKIVSQIIMETEFTPQINPFCRLCDFISICPRRTEIESVVKETDEEDLPF; encoded by the coding sequence ATGTTTACCGCTAGTCCGTTTAAATTAAGTATATTTTTACAATGTCCACAGAAGTATAAGTTTACCTATATCGACAAATTAGCCGCTGAGTTTCGAACTCCTCGACCATATTTCACAATGGGAGAAAATGTACATAGTGCGTTACGTGATTTTATGGGATACGTTCCTATCGAAGAACGAACTGAAGAGCGGTTACATCATCTACTCCGAAGTTATTGGAAAAAAAACCGAAAAGGGTTCGAAAATGTTGAAGAAGAAAAGAAATGGGGCGAAAAAGCACTCGCAATGTTAACCCGATTCTATCAAACCCAAAATTGGAAATTCCGCCCGCTGGCAGTTGAACAAAATTATGAAGTTCTGGTTAATCCAGACCTGAGTTTATCCGGAAAAATAGACCGAATTGATGCTGAACCTGATGGTTCAATCACGATAATTGATTATAAAACCGGAAAAGAACCGAATGATGTCCAAACTTATCTGCAAGAAGATATTCAGCTTCTTGCGTATAGTTATCTAGCGCAGAAACAATTTAATCGTCGGGTTCAATCCGCCTCCTGTTTATATCTCCAAACCGGAAATTTAGTAAGTATCGAACCGAATCAAGAAATGATTGAATTTGGACTGAAAAAAATCTGTAAAATTGTTTCGCAGATTATTATGGAAACAGAATTCACTCCCCAGATTAATCCATTCTGTCGTTTATGTGATTTTATTTCTATTTGTCCAAGAAGAACTGAAATTGAATCTGTGGTAAAGGAAACCGATGAAGAAGATTTACCTTTTTAA
- the lspA gene encoding signal peptidase II produces the protein MKSFSIKFFIIAGIIVIFDQITKLAIITYAQSQEGLGSRMLSSWFGFIDIVYTTNPGAAFGIFPDQRILFIIISVIAIAGILFYTIKYQSQISQWSKIGLAFILGGAVGNLIDRIFRIEVVDFIDVHFRNYHWPAFNLADTAICVGVGIIIIELMTKTRSQKTGARSQNSAENN, from the coding sequence GTGAAATCTTTTTCCATAAAGTTTTTTATCATAGCAGGGATAATAGTTATATTTGACCAGATAACTAAACTCGCAATCATTACCTATGCCCAATCGCAAGAAGGTCTGGGTAGTAGAATGTTATCCAGCTGGTTCGGTTTCATCGATATTGTGTATACTACTAATCCCGGTGCTGCCTTTGGGATATTTCCTGACCAACGAATACTGTTCATCATTATTTCAGTTATTGCCATAGCTGGAATATTATTTTATACCATAAAATATCAATCCCAGATTTCTCAATGGTCGAAAATAGGTTTAGCGTTCATTCTAGGTGGAGCGGTGGGGAATCTTATCGATCGCATCTTTAGAATAGAAGTAGTAGATTTTATTGATGTTCATTTTAGGAATTATCATTGGCCAGCGTTTAACCTTGCCGATACGGCGATATGTGTTGGAGTCGGGATAATTATCATCGAACTGATGACTAAAACCAGAAGTCAGAAAACGGGAGCAAGAAGTCAGAATTCTGCAGAGAATAATTAA
- a CDS encoding class I SAM-dependent methyltransferase, translated as MKYDGYNIAIYQLISPQSNVLDIGCATGRLGERLKLEKNCFVSGIEFDPILAVEAEQRYDHVLILDLEKMETLPFETNYFDYIICSNVLEHIRNPEEVIEKSKPYLKDQGKYIIALPNIAFISERIKHLFGRFEYSANGGLMDVTHVKLYTLKTAKELIHRTGLTIEQVIPSSVTRPQYFFLRYCAQIWKTLFALEFIFICKKR; from the coding sequence ATGAAATATGATGGATATAATATTGCAATCTATCAGTTAATCTCTCCGCAGTCTAATGTCCTTGACATAGGCTGTGCAACAGGGCGACTGGGTGAACGGCTTAAGTTGGAAAAGAACTGTTTCGTTTCGGGTATCGAATTTGACCCGATATTAGCTGTAGAAGCTGAACAACGATATGACCACGTTCTTATTCTCGATTTAGAAAAAATGGAAACGTTACCTTTTGAAACTAATTATTTCGATTATATTATCTGTAGTAATGTGCTGGAACATATTCGTAATCCAGAAGAGGTTATCGAAAAAAGTAAACCGTATCTGAAAGACCAAGGAAAATATATTATCGCATTGCCAAATATCGCGTTTATCTCAGAACGGATTAAGCATCTATTCGGTAGATTCGAGTATTCTGCAAATGGTGGATTAATGGATGTAACCCATGTGAAGTTATATACGTTGAAAACGGCAAAAGAACTGATTCATCGGACGGGATTAACTATCGAACAAGTTATTCCAAGCAGTGTAACTCGTCCACAATATTTTTTTCTGCGGTATTGTGCCCAAATTTGGAAAACTTTATTCGCGTTAGAATTCATTTTTATCTGTAAAAAGAGATAA
- a CDS encoding class I SAM-dependent methyltransferase gives MKYNLDKLTTREKEVLLNYFYPHKIDEKIEYKKRMIERNLTGRTVLDAGVGSGWLSLYLHQRGFEIIGIDLSEKCLYDSKFLFEIEKATIPLILCPVDKLCFHDKTFSAVLLLEILEHLPDCVSTLAEVNRVLTDNGRLFVSIPNGWTFGLIYDRLIFGGSDTPNFEKGSSKDLREIFRKLGMKYVDYEADKVFGHLHQFSIFSIKNILRQNGFMPIKTYNLGFLSPYINSFMCTILKMHPNKTKLINKLDQKIAPFVPQCLASGWLIVCRKNNNQDEY, from the coding sequence ATGAAATATAACCTAGATAAACTTACTACTCGTGAAAAGGAAGTTCTGCTTAATTATTTTTATCCTCATAAAATAGATGAGAAGATTGAGTATAAAAAGCGGATGATTGAACGCAATCTAACCGGCAGAACAGTTTTAGATGCCGGGGTTGGTAGTGGTTGGCTTTCCCTCTATTTACATCAACGTGGATTTGAGATTATTGGAATCGATTTATCAGAAAAATGTCTTTACGATTCTAAATTTCTCTTTGAAATAGAAAAAGCTACTATCCCACTCATCTTATGTCCAGTAGATAAACTTTGCTTTCACGATAAGACTTTTTCAGCTGTATTATTACTCGAAATACTCGAACATTTACCTGACTGTGTCTCGACATTGGCTGAAGTTAACAGGGTGTTAACCGATAACGGTCGACTCTTTGTCAGTATCCCAAACGGATGGACGTTCGGACTAATTTATGATCGGCTTATTTTCGGTGGTTCTGATACTCCAAACTTTGAAAAAGGTAGTTCGAAAGATTTAAGAGAAATCTTTCGAAAACTAGGAATGAAATATGTTGATTATGAAGCCGATAAAGTATTTGGACATTTACATCAGTTTAGCATTTTTTCAATAAAAAATATTTTACGGCAAAATGGTTTTATGCCAATTAAAACATATAATCTTGGCTTTTTATCACCCTATATCAATTCATTTATGTGCACTATTCTCAAAATGCATCCTAATAAAACGAAACTAATAAATAAACTTGACCAAAAAATTGCTCCGTTTGTGCCACAATGTTTAGCTAGCGGATGGCTTATTGTTTGCAGAAAAAATAACAATCAAGATGAATACTAA